Proteins encoded in a region of the Bactrocera tryoni isolate S06 chromosome 4, CSIRO_BtryS06_freeze2, whole genome shotgun sequence genome:
- the LOC120773452 gene encoding NADPH--cytochrome P450 reductase isoform X1, giving the protein MSAEKIEEIPVGDEPFLGTLDIAILVALIAGATWYFMRSRKKEEEPIRSYSIQPTTVSTTISSDNSFIKKLKASGRSLVVFYGSQTGTGEEFAGRLAKEGLRYRMKGMVADPEECDMEELLQLKDIPNSLAVFCLATYGEGDPTDNAMEFFEWLSNGDADLNGLNYAVFGLGNKTYEHYNKMAIYVDQRLEELGATRVFELGLGDDDANIEDDFITWKDRFWPAVCDFFGIEGGGEEVLMRQYRLLEQPNVQPDRIYTGEIARLHSLQNQRPPFDAKNPFLAPIIVNRELHKGGDRSCMHIELDINGSKMRYDAGDHVAMYPINDTELVEKLGKLCNADLDTVFSLINTDTDSSKKHPFPCPTTYRTALKHYLEITAIPRTHILKELAEYCTDDADKEFLRSMSSIAPEGKEKYQSWIQDACRNIVHILEDIKSCKPPIDHICELLPRLQPRYYSISSSSKLHPNHVHVTAVLVQYKTPTGRINNGVATTYLKKKQPGDEDVRVPVFIRKSQFRLPTKPEIPIIMVGPGTGLAPFRGFIQERQHLRDEGKNVGDTILYFGCRKRSEDYIYEEELEEFIKKGTLTMKAAFSRDQSEKVYVTHLIEKDADLIWNVIGENKGHFYICGDAKNMAVDVRNILVKILVSKGSMSEADAVQYLKKMEAQKRYSADVWS; this is encoded by the exons ATGTCAGCGGAGAAAATCGAAGAAATCCCAGTCGGCGATGAACCCTTCTTGGGTACATTGGACATCGCCATACTGGTGGCCTTAATCGCAGGTGCCACATGGTATTTTATGCGTAGTCGTAAGAAGGAGGAGGAACCCATTCGCTCCTATTCGATACA ACCTACAACTGTCAGCACCACCATCTCATCCGACAACTCATTTATTAAAAAGCTGAAAGCTTCTGGTCGCAGTTTAGTTGTCTTTTATGGTTCTCAAACGGGTACTGGTGAGGAATTCGCCGGTCGTCTGGCAAAAGAAGGCTTACGGTATCGCATGAAGGGTATGGTAGCAGATCCGGAAGAATGTGATATG GAAGAGCTTTTGCAATTGAAAGACATTCCTAATTCTCTGGCCGTATTCTGTTTAGCCACATATGGCGAAGGTGATCCAACAGATAATGCGATGGAATTCTTTGAATGGCTTTCAAATGGCGATGCTGATTTGAATGGATTGAATTATGCG GTATTCGGCCTTGGCAATAAAACTTATGAGCATTATAACAAAATGGCAATCTATGTGGATCAACGATTGGAAGAGCTTGGTGCTACACGTGTCTTTGAGCTTGGCCTTGGCGATGACGATGCAAA caTTGAGGACGACTTTATTACATGGAAAGATCGTTTTTGGCCTGCTGTTTGTGATTTCTTTGGCATTGAGGGAGGCGGAGAGGAAGTGCTTATGCGTCAGTATCGGTTACTGGAGCAACCAAATGTACAGCCCGATCGCATCTACACCGGCGAAATTGCACGCTTGCACTCTTTGCAAAATCAACGTCCTCCATTTGATGCTAAAAACCCATTCCTGGCACCCATTATTGTGAATCGTGAATTACACAAAGGTGGCGACCGTTCATGTATGCATATCGAGCTAGATATTAATGGCTCAAAAATGCGTTACGATGCGGGAGATCACGTTGCCATGTACCCTATTAATGATACCGAATTGGTCGAAAAATTGGGAAAACTTTGTAATGCTGATCTCGATACGGTATTTTCGCTCATTAATACTGATACGGATAGCAGTAAAAAACACCCCTTTCCTTGTCCTACAACTTATCGCACCGCTTTGAAACATTACTTGGAAATTACTGCCATACCAAGAACACATATTCTCAAAGAATTGGCGGAGTATTGTACTGACGATGCCGATAAAGAGTTCTTAAGAAGCATGTCTTCAATTGCACCCGAAGGCAAAGAAAAATACCAGAGTTGGATTCAAGATGCTTGTAGAAATATTGTACACATCTTAGAAGATATCAAGTCCTGCAAACCACCTATAGATCATATTTGTGAGCTCTTGCCTCGTCTGCAGCCGCGCTATTATTCTATATCATCGTCTTCCAAA ttGCATCCAAATCACGTGCATGTAACAGCTGTTTTAGTGCAGTACAAAACACCCACTGGACGCATAAATAACGGAGTAGCTACCACATACTTGAAAAAGAAACAGCCCGGTGACGAAGATGTTCGTGTACCGGTATTTATTCGTAAGTCACAATTCAGGCTACCTACAAAACCAGAAATACCTATTATCATGGTTGGACCGGGCACTGGATTGGCACCATTCCGTGGATTCATTCAAGAGCGTCAACATCTCCGCGATGAGGGCAAAAATGTGGGCGATACGATTTTATATTTCGGTTGTAGAAAGAGAAGTGAAGACTACATTTATGAAGAG GAACTTGAAGAATTTATCAAGAAGGGCACGTTGACTATGAAAGCAGCTTTCTCTCGTGATCAAAGTGAAAAAGTCTATGTTACACATTTAATTGAAAAGGATGCCGACTTGATTTGGAATGTGATAGGAGAGAACAAGGGTCATTTTTACATTTGCGG tGATGCGAAAAACATGGCCGTCGATGTCAGGAACATTTTAGTGAAGATACTTGTGTCAAAGGGTAGCATGAGCGAAGCTGATGCTGTGCAATACCTTAAGAAAATGGAAGCCCAAAAACGCTATTCCGCCGATGTTTGGAGCTAG
- the LOC120773452 gene encoding NADPH--cytochrome P450 reductase isoform X2, with the protein MLMRLGIHEWRNLVLSIASLERLRHYQSSVALDYFCNNKINLTLNTLQMRVFGLGNKTYEHYNKMAIYVDQRLEELGATRVFELGLGDDDANIEDDFITWKDRFWPAVCDFFGIEGGGEEVLMRQYRLLEQPNVQPDRIYTGEIARLHSLQNQRPPFDAKNPFLAPIIVNRELHKGGDRSCMHIELDINGSKMRYDAGDHVAMYPINDTELVEKLGKLCNADLDTVFSLINTDTDSSKKHPFPCPTTYRTALKHYLEITAIPRTHILKELAEYCTDDADKEFLRSMSSIAPEGKEKYQSWIQDACRNIVHILEDIKSCKPPIDHICELLPRLQPRYYSISSSSKLHPNHVHVTAVLVQYKTPTGRINNGVATTYLKKKQPGDEDVRVPVFIRKSQFRLPTKPEIPIIMVGPGTGLAPFRGFIQERQHLRDEGKNVGDTILYFGCRKRSEDYIYEEELEEFIKKGTLTMKAAFSRDQSEKVYVTHLIEKDADLIWNVIGENKGHFYICGDAKNMAVDVRNILVKILVSKGSMSEADAVQYLKKMEAQKRYSADVWS; encoded by the exons ATGCTGATGAGATTGGGTATACATGAATGGCGCAATCTTGTGCTTTCAATTGCATCATTGGAACGACTGAGACACTATCAAAGCTCAGTCGCATTagattatttttgtaataataaaattaatctaACATTAAATACTTTGCAAATGAGG GTATTCGGCCTTGGCAATAAAACTTATGAGCATTATAACAAAATGGCAATCTATGTGGATCAACGATTGGAAGAGCTTGGTGCTACACGTGTCTTTGAGCTTGGCCTTGGCGATGACGATGCAAA caTTGAGGACGACTTTATTACATGGAAAGATCGTTTTTGGCCTGCTGTTTGTGATTTCTTTGGCATTGAGGGAGGCGGAGAGGAAGTGCTTATGCGTCAGTATCGGTTACTGGAGCAACCAAATGTACAGCCCGATCGCATCTACACCGGCGAAATTGCACGCTTGCACTCTTTGCAAAATCAACGTCCTCCATTTGATGCTAAAAACCCATTCCTGGCACCCATTATTGTGAATCGTGAATTACACAAAGGTGGCGACCGTTCATGTATGCATATCGAGCTAGATATTAATGGCTCAAAAATGCGTTACGATGCGGGAGATCACGTTGCCATGTACCCTATTAATGATACCGAATTGGTCGAAAAATTGGGAAAACTTTGTAATGCTGATCTCGATACGGTATTTTCGCTCATTAATACTGATACGGATAGCAGTAAAAAACACCCCTTTCCTTGTCCTACAACTTATCGCACCGCTTTGAAACATTACTTGGAAATTACTGCCATACCAAGAACACATATTCTCAAAGAATTGGCGGAGTATTGTACTGACGATGCCGATAAAGAGTTCTTAAGAAGCATGTCTTCAATTGCACCCGAAGGCAAAGAAAAATACCAGAGTTGGATTCAAGATGCTTGTAGAAATATTGTACACATCTTAGAAGATATCAAGTCCTGCAAACCACCTATAGATCATATTTGTGAGCTCTTGCCTCGTCTGCAGCCGCGCTATTATTCTATATCATCGTCTTCCAAA ttGCATCCAAATCACGTGCATGTAACAGCTGTTTTAGTGCAGTACAAAACACCCACTGGACGCATAAATAACGGAGTAGCTACCACATACTTGAAAAAGAAACAGCCCGGTGACGAAGATGTTCGTGTACCGGTATTTATTCGTAAGTCACAATTCAGGCTACCTACAAAACCAGAAATACCTATTATCATGGTTGGACCGGGCACTGGATTGGCACCATTCCGTGGATTCATTCAAGAGCGTCAACATCTCCGCGATGAGGGCAAAAATGTGGGCGATACGATTTTATATTTCGGTTGTAGAAAGAGAAGTGAAGACTACATTTATGAAGAG GAACTTGAAGAATTTATCAAGAAGGGCACGTTGACTATGAAAGCAGCTTTCTCTCGTGATCAAAGTGAAAAAGTCTATGTTACACATTTAATTGAAAAGGATGCCGACTTGATTTGGAATGTGATAGGAGAGAACAAGGGTCATTTTTACATTTGCGG tGATGCGAAAAACATGGCCGTCGATGTCAGGAACATTTTAGTGAAGATACTTGTGTCAAAGGGTAGCATGAGCGAAGCTGATGCTGTGCAATACCTTAAGAAAATGGAAGCCCAAAAACGCTATTCCGCCGATGTTTGGAGCTAG